A stretch of Alkalicella caledoniensis DNA encodes these proteins:
- a CDS encoding DMT family transporter produces the protein MSDNKLATLAVLATVFFWGGSGSITKIALRELSPSILVTSRTLIAGLLLVIISKKIYGHVVLTKKDHKLLALCGFVGYSVYFLLESYGFSLITAANGTLILAAIPLFTVAIEVLWLKESISFNKGLGVLISMVGVGLVIGKSVSISGNSHEMLGTLFMLGAALSWAIYTIVAKGLNPEQPSVLLTAYQMLYGVIFMIPALLFEGVGSISISPITIGSVLYLALFCSALACFLFLIAIKGLGPSSTNVYLNLMPFVGIIVAYFVLGESLYPMQYIGGIVIVAGVFLVNYKGTQKAQVVIES, from the coding sequence ATGAGCGATAATAAATTAGCAACTTTAGCAGTACTGGCAACGGTTTTTTTCTGGGGAGGCTCAGGATCCATAACCAAGATAGCTCTTCGGGAGTTATCGCCTTCTATACTAGTTACTTCAAGAACATTGATAGCGGGGCTTTTGCTGGTGATAATTAGTAAAAAGATCTATGGTCATGTTGTGTTAACTAAAAAAGACCACAAGTTACTGGCCCTATGTGGTTTTGTTGGGTATTCAGTTTATTTTCTATTAGAGAGTTATGGTTTTAGTCTAATAACTGCAGCTAACGGAACTCTTATTTTAGCAGCTATCCCTTTGTTTACTGTGGCCATTGAAGTCCTTTGGCTTAAAGAGTCCATTAGTTTTAACAAAGGCTTAGGTGTATTGATATCCATGGTTGGTGTGGGACTAGTTATTGGTAAGTCAGTATCTATTTCAGGAAACTCACATGAAATGTTAGGTACTTTATTTATGCTAGGTGCCGCTTTGAGTTGGGCAATATACACAATTGTGGCCAAAGGATTAAACCCTGAACAGCCTAGTGTTTTGCTAACTGCTTATCAAATGCTTTACGGTGTGATATTTATGATTCCTGCTTTACTCTTTGAAGGGGTGGGATCTATAAGTATATCTCCTATAACAATTGGAAGTGTATTGTATTTGGCACTTTTTTGTTCTGCCCTTGCGTGTTTCTTATTTTTGATTGCTATCAAAGGCTTAGGACCATCTAGCACAAATGTATATCTAAACCTCATGCCCTTTGTAGGCATAATCGTAGCTTACTTTGTATTAGGAGAAAGCCTGTATCCAATGCAATACATCGGTGGTATAGTTATTGTAGCTGGAGTATTTTTAGTTAACTATAAAGGAACCCAAAAGGCTCAGGTTGTGATAGAAAGCTAA
- a CDS encoding glycerol-3-phosphate acyltransferase yields MNSYLVASFAGYFLGSFQTAYFLGKIINKIDIREHGTNNAGASNVTTVMGWKYGVATALVDILKGIVAVLFIRFFVSKSEIFPFIAGSTAVLGHIFPYYLGFRGGKGLATMLGMTLAYDYRIGLILFLVVLIITIVTDYIALGAIVMYSLFPILTLYFGHPIEGVYIGITLALIAYFKHYGNFIRIKNNEESGLRAALKSRK; encoded by the coding sequence ATGAATAGTTATTTAGTTGCATCTTTTGCAGGCTATTTTCTAGGTTCCTTTCAAACAGCGTACTTTCTAGGTAAGATTATTAATAAAATTGATATTCGCGAACATGGCACCAATAACGCTGGAGCTTCTAACGTAACTACCGTTATGGGCTGGAAATATGGTGTGGCCACAGCCCTTGTGGATATTTTAAAGGGTATTGTAGCTGTGCTTTTTATAAGATTTTTCGTTTCAAAATCCGAAATTTTTCCGTTTATAGCAGGTAGTACTGCTGTCTTAGGCCATATTTTCCCCTACTACCTAGGCTTTCGAGGTGGCAAAGGGCTAGCAACTATGCTAGGAATGACACTGGCCTATGACTATAGGATTGGATTGATTTTATTTTTAGTTGTTTTAATTATAACTATAGTAACAGACTATATAGCCCTTGGAGCAATAGTGATGTACTCACTATTTCCAATATTGACTCTGTATTTTGGCCATCCAATAGAAGGGGTTTATATAGGAATAACCCTTGCACTTATAGCTTACTTTAAGCATTATGGAAATTTTATAAGGATAAAAAATAATGAGGAAAGCGGTCTCAGAGCCGCACTAA